The Bacillota bacterium DNA window TCACGATAGGCGCCTCACTTACATAAACACCGGGGGTGACGTTTCGGATATAATATACGATTTGTGAAGTTTCAGAACAATGGATGAATATCTTTATGTTCTGCTTTTCAGATGAAGCAAGAAAATAATTTCGATCATAATCGTCACTTCCAAAGCCGCAGAACCGCGCCCCTGTCGGAATATAATCCTGTATCAAAAAGTCGCCGTATGGCTCGCCACCAATATCTATTACGACTTTTTCCATATCGCCGACGTTGCTCTCTTTTGTGACTGTTTTCGTCACTTCGAGCGTTTTTTTGTCTGTATCCTTGATCTCAGACGGCAGCCCGGTGTAATAAGCCGCAACGCCCACGTTTCCCGACTCTTTAAAGTCTGCGTTTTCAAACTGCTCTTTCGAGAATGAAACAAACTTTATGCCGAGCTTTGAAAGATCGACCGTCTCAGTCTTTCCGTTATCGTTATATGAAAATGATGCGTTATTATTTGAAGCCGGCTTGAAATTCCTGACATAAATCACCTGTTCAAGAACTGGGAGATATGTTTCAGACTTGTTTTCGCAGAGATAACCCGCCATTTTATCGGCAGATGGCAGATGCAGCAGCGATGCCGTTACCAAAGCCGCCCCTGTTGCCGGAACGTTCCAGTAATTGTTTCCGGTATCGTAATACACGCCCGTGTTTCCCCTGTCGTCTTTCCAGTCGAGCAGTTTCGGCACAATCAGTTTATCAAAATACTTTTTCGCGCCATCAAAGTCCCCTGCATAGGCAAGCCCGGCAATCAGCCGCAGCGTGTCTATCTCTGTAAAACCTTTGTTGTTTTTCAGCAGCGACTGTATGTCGATAAGCACAGGATCTCCAAGCGCCGCAAGCCCCATGTAGGAGGAGGCAACATCGATCGAAGTCGCCTCGGGATTAACGATTTCCGAATAAAGAGCTGATTCCATGCTTGTTTTGTTTATATATTCGGGCAGCGCGGCTGCTGCGAGCGCAGATAGAGTGGCATCTTCGTTATTCTGGTCGGCATAATAATTGTTCGGATTATATGTAAATGTCAACAAATCATAATCATTTTTAATATCGGCTATCTTGTCTAAGCTGCTTCTGTCGATGCCTGTGCACTCTTTATAGATCAGGTCGTTTGCGAATACACTTGCCATTCTTGCGTCCGTCCGCTCGCCGTAACCTCCCGCAAGCTTTGAAAGCACCTTGCTGTACATGGCGTAATCGCTGTTATAAAATCCAAGGCTTACCGGGAAACGTGCGGCATTTATATTTTTAATGTCGTCAAAGGTCGTGATTTTCGAGATAGTCGCCTCAAGCCCGCTGTCAACAACTGAAAACGGCTTCGCTATCCCGTCTGAAAGCTTTCCGTCTGTGCCTTTTATCGTAAGCGTATAATCTCCGACAGGAAGCGTTCCGAATTTGAATATTGCGTCTTCACACGCCGCGGTCTTTACATCTACTGTTTTGTTGACGCCGCTGCCCGTGACGGTCGCCGTATAGTTCACATCATCCTTGCCGTCAACACTGCTTCCGTATGCCCTTGATGAGAAGTTGACCGTGTCGCCCGAAATGAACTTCTCCGGCACTATCGGCGACAGGAACATCGCAAGCTTAGTCGAAACGTCGGTCGTGCTTGAGCCCGCCTTAAGATCACTGCTCACTGCAAGCGCCGTTATCCGCCATGTCGTCAGGTTGTCGGCAAGGGTGAACTCCGTTTTCGCCTTTCCGTCTTTATCTGTCTTAATTGTTAAAAACGCAGCGTTGTCATTGAATTTCGTCCTCACTTCACCGCTGCCGTCTCCGCCGCCCATTCCATCTCCGCCGCCATAATCTTGAGGCACAGAAGAAGATGAATAGGTCGTAATTTCCGGATAATATATTTCACCGTAAAGTGTTCCCAGCACATCGGCATACTGCTGGTTTACGGCAAAATTAGCCTCATCGACAACGCTCAGGCACACATCGGCATTTGGAATAGGGGTCCCGTATTTATCCTTGACTTCGACATCCGCGTTCACCTTATCTGATGGGCGGTAAACGTCTTTATCCGTCTTGACGCTGATAGAAAGCCCTTTTTCAGAGGGATCATAGTCAACGTAGTTATACTGAATGCCGTATGTATTCGTTCCGTCGAAACACGCCCCTACCAACATAAAGTTCGGCATGTATTTTTTATCATAATTAATCGTGAACTCGTTGGTGCTTAAAGTGTTTACATCAAACGTATTCTTCTGAACCTTTGCAACAAGTATCCTTGCGTCGCCGCTCAAATCAAATTTTTGCTCGTTTTTCATGACGTCAACGGTCAGCGGTTTTTTTTCATTGAATCCCAGATCATAGTTTTCGCCGCTTTCGGCTGAGTAGAAGTCATATCTGTTTACGCCGTCAAAGTAATCATTATAATCGTTGAAAAACGAAGTTGAATATTTTGTATTGCGCCCCTTGCCGTCTTTATAATTGAAATCAAATTCATACCATCCGTTCTCATACGGGATGTCCGCAAGCGTATATTTCCCGCCCGACGTTTTAAATGTCATGGTATCTGTTTTTTTTGCCTCTTCATACGTCGGGATATAAATCGTCTTCTTGTTTAAAAAATCGTAATATGCCTCATTGCCGGTCTGCTGACTGAAGTGGCGTGTTATTGTCAGCGTAACGTCGACGTCAGCCGGAGCTCCCATTATGTTTTTGGGATATTTGTCGCCGTTAAGATCGTCTGCGGATTTTAAGTTAGTCAGATCCATTTTGTTTGTCGTAACATCGATCGTAGCTTTGCCATCCTTATGCTTAACGTCGGCTTGAAGCATTGTGTCACGATTTACGGTGATGACCGAGCCGTCCGCTCCAAATCCATCGTCATAATAATCTTCAGCGCTTTCGGCACTGACATAAAAATTTAAATTTTCAGGCTTCCACGACATGATATCAGCGTCCTGCTTTATCGAAAAAGTGCCGTTACCGTCACGGTCAAGCTTTAAATGGTATTCTTTCCTCTCTCCGCTTTCATACATAGACACCTTAACAGGAAGCCCTGAGGCGGGCGTCCCCTCAAAAAACTGGCTATTCACATCGATAACAGCTGGATTTTCAGCCGTATCTATATTGACCTCTTTTTCAGGTTTTGCCGTCATTACATAGGTCGGTTTTTCATAATCCGAAATATTGATATAGCTGCTTGACAGCTCACTTTTCCCGCTGGTAAGAGTGATTCTGTAATAATCCGCCGCAAGACCGGTGACAGGGATTTCACATTTATAAACCCCGCTGTCACTGAGTGTCACCGGCGCTTCATAAATACTGTTGTCAAACAAACTGTTGTTATCTGCATCCAGCTTTATCTTGAGGTTTTCCGGCTTTTTGGCGGTGTCAGTCCTCGGGCGCAGAACGCCCCATATCTGTATCTTATCGGTAGGCAGATATAATTCTCTGTCAGTATATATGTATGAGTAATAATCATCGCCGGCATAGTTTTCATCGCCGTCAAAAGCATAAAAGCCTTCTTTATCGGCAAAATCTATGAAAACGCCGCCGTCCTTTTCTATCTTTAAAATAAGGCTGTTATTCCTGCAAGTGTTGTCAAACTTTTTGCCCCATTTTACAACTGCGCTCCCGTCACTGCCGGTTTTCCCGGAATCAGTATTCTTATCATATATAAATTTGACCGACGCGCCCGAAACAGGTTTTTTTGTATCCGCGCTGTTGACCCAGACTAAAGCGTCATTTCCGTTTAAAGACGAATAGACGGAAAGGTCTGACACCTGAAAATACATCGAGACGCTCTGCGGATTGCCGTCACTATCTGTGATCGTTGCCTTCATATAGTAATAGCCTTTGTCAAGTTTTTGCGGCGCGGGGATATACCTGAAATCGTCCCATTCGCTCTGCCCCTTGTATAAAGGAGAATCGAATGAAAGCTTTAAGGTCATTTTTTTCATATCAGGCTCAAAAGCTATTCCCCTGTCCGAGGCATAAGCGTCAAGCTCGTCAAGATAAGCCTTGTCATCCTTTAAGCTGTAGATTTCGACGTTCGCCTTTTTGTCCTCATAGCCACTGGCAACATAAGTGGACATCACCGGCGTTTCAGACGGAAGGAAAGATGAAAAGCTGTACTTTTCCCAGTAAAAAACAGTATCGTCATCGTTTTTATCCTCGACGCTGAAGGAAAATTCCTTTTTATCGCCTATCGTTTCGCCAACGCTGTTTTTGACATCTTTATCGATCGTGACACTGTATGTGGTGCCGCCCTTGAGCGGTTCAGACGAGATGAAGACAGCGGCGTTGCCGAACATTTTGAATGTTCCCTTGACCTCCGGATTTATATGGAACGATGACGTCAGGCTTGCAAGGTCGACATCACTCTGTGAAAAATAAAGCTCGATGCCGGCATCATTTGCAACATAAGTATTACCGTTTCTCGGGATGGTGTTCAAAATTTCAAATTTGCTCTCGGTTTGGAATGCCCACTTGTTGAGCGTGCCCCCATTTTCATCGGCAAGCGTTAGGATGACAAGCTTGTCGCTGTCAAACGGAATATCGGGTTTAATTTTATATGTACTGCCTGATTTTGAGACTTTAAACGTCACTGCAGGCGTGATCGTAATCCTTTTTTCAACGATATTCTGAGTAAGCCCCTTGCCCGAAACCGTAAATGAAGTGTCTTCGGCAATGCCTCTTTTTGCATTTGAATCAGCCGTAACAGTGACCGAGGATGGGTCATAGGCAGAATCGTCAGCCATGACATTTACAGGAACAAGAGAAAAAATCATCGAAACCGCAATGATCACCATGAGCAGCTTTTTTGCAGGGCTTTTTCTTTTTTTCCAGAACTCTTTCACGTTATCCCCTCCAAATTATACCTTCATAGGGCATATTACCTAATTATTGTAACATATTTCCTCTACCTGTCAAGATAATAAAAGGGGCGTCATTTGACGCCCCAAAATCTATTATTATAATTTTAATAGCAGCTCGTTTATCTTTTCGCTGACATTTTTGCGTTCGTCATAGACCCATTGCTCGTTGAAGGAGAGTTTGAGATTTTTTGAAAAAGAATAATATAGGTTTATTTTCTGATAGTAAATCTCGAGATCCGAAAGCGTGTTTTCGGTGAAGAGCGGTTTAGTCACCCTGCTTTTATTAAGTCTGAAAATCTCGTCGACATAGTCGACGAAGCTTGCCAGAATCTCGGGATTTCCCACGTCAAACGGCAGTTTCATCAGCCTATACTGGATCTCCTCCGGCAGTTTATACCGCTTTATCGAATCGAGAATCAATAGGTAATCGCTGACGTCCATTTTTCTGTAATAGTCGAGCTTTTCCTGACGTGTGCTCCACAGAGCAAGCTTTTCATTTAATGGCAGATTGCCGATTTTCAGAATTGTCTCGCTGGGGCCGACGACGGCCTCTAAAAGCTCATCATCCGGCGTTTCGAGGCACTCTCTGATATAGGGCTGATAGGGGCCGTAAACGCCGACAAAGCCAACCTCGTATATGCCCTTTCTTCCGGCTCTGCCGCCTATCTGCTTTACCTCCTGCGTCGTGAGATAGCGAAAATCCTCGCCGTCGAACTTCTTTATATCCATGAAAATGATCCTGCGGATAGGAAGGTTCACGCCCATGCCGATAGCGTCCGTCGTCACTAGCACGCCATTTTCGCCGCTTATGAAAGCGTCATACTGCATTCGCCGCACCTCGGGCGGAAGGTCGCCGTAAATAACGCTGTTCTTCACGCCCTTCTCGTTGAGAAATTTAGACAGCTCTAAAACACGCCGCTTTGAAAAGACGACGAGAGCATCCCCCTTGACGGTGGTTTTGAGCTCGAAAGATTTGTCATAGAGTTTGAGTGGTATTTCCCTGTGGTATTCCCTCACTTCCGCCTCGTCGCCGCAGTCTTCGATTATTTTCAGTATCAGCTCTTTAGCATTAAGCGCGCCGCAGACATGTATCTCGGGGCATTTCAATCCCAAAAGCGCCCTTGTCCACGCCTGTCCACGCTGTGAATTTTCTATCATCTGTATCTCGTCGATGACTGCAATGTCATATTCACGGCTCAAATCGAGCTTTTCTATCGTAGAGCTGACATGCTTTGCATCGGCAACGTCGATCTCTTCCTCGCCTGTAAGCAGGTCACAGGGCACGCCGTCACGGTTGAGCTTTTCAAAATTTTCAAGCGCAAGTATGCGCAAAGGGGCGAGATAAACACCGTTTTCCGCAGTTTTGAGCCTTTCAAGGGCGTTATACGTCTT harbors:
- a CDS encoding helicase-related protein; translated protein: MKKAQRASRDFERLRSQFKQIEEIVNNTRNSNLWKHEASVRKKIKSLKDLKDKGLKDYDIVYEDYIGLLNYISQKLIELYNRRNNSSYEFEDIIKTDMKGYISSGIMSVLIKSHIPNLVAAQFEKYFPDNPKDEFEDARKIKRKFFLHLGATNTGKTYNALERLKTAENGVYLAPLRILALENFEKLNRDGVPCDLLTGEEEIDVADAKHVSSTIEKLDLSREYDIAVIDEIQMIENSQRGQAWTRALLGLKCPEIHVCGALNAKELILKIIEDCGDEAEVREYHREIPLKLYDKSFELKTTVKGDALVVFSKRRVLELSKFLNEKGVKNSVIYGDLPPEVRRMQYDAFISGENGVLVTTDAIGMGVNLPIRRIIFMDIKKFDGEDFRYLTTQEVKQIGGRAGRKGIYEVGFVGVYGPYQPYIRECLETPDDELLEAVVGPSETILKIGNLPLNEKLALWSTRQEKLDYYRKMDVSDYLLILDSIKRYKLPEEIQYRLMKLPFDVGNPEILASFVDYVDEIFRLNKSRVTKPLFTENTLSDLEIYYQKINLYYSFSKNLKLSFNEQWVYDERKNVSEKINELLLKL
- a CDS encoding alpha-2-macroglobulin family protein, producing MKEFWKKRKSPAKKLLMVIIAVSMIFSLVPVNVMADDSAYDPSSVTVTADSNAKRGIAEDTSFTVSGKGLTQNIVEKRITITPAVTFKVSKSGSTYKIKPDIPFDSDKLVILTLADENGGTLNKWAFQTESKFEILNTIPRNGNTYVANDAGIELYFSQSDVDLASLTSSFHINPEVKGTFKMFGNAAVFISSEPLKGGTTYSVTIDKDVKNSVGETIGDKKEFSFSVEDKNDDDTVFYWEKYSFSSFLPSETPVMSTYVASGYEDKKANVEIYSLKDDKAYLDELDAYASDRGIAFEPDMKKMTLKLSFDSPLYKGQSEWDDFRYIPAPQKLDKGYYYMKATITDSDGNPQSVSMYFQVSDLSVYSSLNGNDALVWVNSADTKKPVSGASVKFIYDKNTDSGKTGSDGSAVVKWGKKFDNTCRNNSLILKIEKDGGVFIDFADKEGFYAFDGDENYAGDDYYSYIYTDRELYLPTDKIQIWGVLRPRTDTAKKPENLKIKLDADNNSLFDNSIYEAPVTLSDSGVYKCEIPVTGLAADYYRITLTSGKSELSSSYINISDYEKPTYVMTAKPEKEVNIDTAENPAVIDVNSQFFEGTPASGLPVKVSMYESGERKEYHLKLDRDGNGTFSIKQDADIMSWKPENLNFYVSAESAEDYYDDGFGADGSVITVNRDTMLQADVKHKDGKATIDVTTNKMDLTNLKSADDLNGDKYPKNIMGAPADVDVTLTITRHFSQQTGNEAYYDFLNKKTIYIPTYEEAKKTDTMTFKTSGGKYTLADIPYENGWYEFDFNYKDGKGRNTKYSTSFFNDYNDYFDGVNRYDFYSAESGENYDLGFNEKKPLTVDVMKNEQKFDLSGDARILVAKVQKNTFDVNTLSTNEFTINYDKKYMPNFMLVGACFDGTNTYGIQYNYVDYDPSEKGLSISVKTDKDVYRPSDKVNADVEVKDKYGTPIPNADVCLSVVDEANFAVNQQYADVLGTLYGEIYYPEITTYSSSSVPQDYGGGDGMGGGDGSGEVRTKFNDNAAFLTIKTDKDGKAKTEFTLADNLTTWRITALAVSSDLKAGSSTTDVSTKLAMFLSPIVPEKFISGDTVNFSSRAYGSSVDGKDDVNYTATVTGSGVNKTVDVKTAACEDAIFKFGTLPVGDYTLTIKGTDGKLSDGIAKPFSVVDSGLEATISKITTFDDIKNINAARFPVSLGFYNSDYAMYSKVLSKLAGGYGERTDARMASVFANDLIYKECTGIDRSSLDKIADIKNDYDLLTFTYNPNNYYADQNNEDATLSALAAAALPEYINKTSMESALYSEIVNPEATSIDVASSYMGLAALGDPVLIDIQSLLKNNKGFTEIDTLRLIAGLAYAGDFDGAKKYFDKLIVPKLLDWKDDRGNTGVYYDTGNNYWNVPATGAALVTASLLHLPSADKMAGYLCENKSETYLPVLEQVIYVRNFKPASNNNASFSYNDNGKTETVDLSKLGIKFVSFSKEQFENADFKESGNVGVAAYYTGLPSEIKDTDKKTLEVTKTVTKESNVGDMEKVVIDIGGEPYGDFLIQDYIPTGARFCGFGSDDYDRNYFLASSEKQNIKIFIHCSETSQIVYYIRNVTPGVYVSEAPIVTSEDYPEWGQGERQSVIIN